Proteins from a single region of Malaclemys terrapin pileata isolate rMalTer1 chromosome 23, rMalTer1.hap1, whole genome shotgun sequence:
- the TROAP gene encoding tastin isoform X2 has protein sequence MAQVRKSPEWGSFAHPPRGKWKGSCSLDGSQPQLGKENEPSAWDRPDTRSHSKIPVLSKSRLPPDFQQLHQAWESQFQKGKAASKKPCTQTCPFNLTCKGDKFHVVPCADMAAATEPPAGSPNPLSRSQPRGPLEEIQLGAAAQKNAPGSSVPSGKEVEFVADPVALASILSNVGLANGTLGVARKPSLARRVPLRGSRGNSVHASGSARTVSGSLYVASGTPALCPDPARISCFSRLAPQDAARRATRDPAQHRGLLLKSQQIQALSETLRDLGSRAQPAGHPALQRLGAGAKEACRGRPHPIATATQREPAGSQEAGGTRDQSSNGRPGSSSDGKAAGGKAGTGGQSAAHSSGSASRRDPMGASQTEEFVPDPDALASVLSNMGLSHAALGPTGKLSLARRVPVKGPRGVPPSTQGSTTGSRTSLLRPQGNVPPTGDFGRTSCYSTLGLTGVEAPDGLQAAQLAGTPRTQEINRYLPFGSARRVPVTQPQSLRGTCFSTRRLAVFPRTPRTAEALDKHPAQGALQPPARWAGGLSPEPRSSDPDDSTLPWEKIVVRLFGDGESQAAAEASVRKALARPGEGSSKVQRIEFLAWLLRKEVEGAGGSSSLEELQSLLAACAPSPGPPRTPPPLPAAGVGPERLPSPSSGQGPELGPASGTTPPASSAAFPAAGTTLTFSSQRPVCSHPLIRSLRSPAASGGAAGARAAPTTPPSRVALVKQRLGDLLSAPQRFQEACLDDECAFYTGRPPARLPPAPRCCTNPVATLLQAQETMHFIPIMQPAPGGSPGEAGSSLQANLPPQPSR, from the exons ATGGCCCAGGTCAGGAAGAGTCCGGAATGGGGGTCCTTTGCCCACCCACCTCGGGGCAAGTGGAAAGGGAGCTGCTCCCTGGACGGGAGCCAGCCGCAGCTGGGAAAGGAGAATGAGCCGTCTGCCTGGGACAGGCCAGACACACGGAGCCACAGCAAGATCCCTGTCCTGTCCAAAAGCCGCCTGCCCCCGGACTTCCAGCAGCTGCACCAGGCCTGGGAGAGCCAGTTCCAGAAG GGGAAGGCTGCCAGTAAGAAGCCCTGTACGCAGACCTGCCCCTTTAACCTGACCTGCAAAGGGGACAAGTTCCACGTTGTGCCCTGCGCTGATATGGCTGCAGCCACGGAGCCGCCGGCAGGATCCCCCAATCCGCTGAGCAGAAGCCAGCCCAGAGGCCCACTGGAGGAGATACAGCTgggggcagcagcgcagaagaacGCGCCAGGCAGCAGCGTCCCCAGTGGCAAAG AAGTGGAGTTCGTGGCTGACCCGGTGGCTTTGGCCAGCATCCTCTCCAATGTGGGGTTGGCAAACGGCACGCTGGGTGTGGCCAGGAAACCCAGCCTGGCCCGGCGGGTCCCtctgagggggagcaggggaaactCGGTCCACGCCAGCGGGAGCGCACGG acTGTGAGTGGCTCCCTGTATGTGGCCTCGGGGACCCCTGCCTTGTGCCCGGATCCAGCCCGCATCTCCTGCTTCTCCCGGCTGGCGCCTCAAG ACGCAGCTCGGCGAGCCACGCGGGATCCTGCTCAGCACCGTGGCCTGCTCCTTAAATCTCAGCAGATCCAGGCCCTGTCGGAGACGCTGAGGGACCTGGGGTCCCGTGCCCAGCCCGCG GGGCACCCCGCTCTGCAGAGACTTGGCGCAGGGGCGAAGGAGGCGTGTCGGGGCCGCCCGCATCCCATTGCCACAGCAACGCAGCGCGAACCAGCCGGGAGCCAGGAAGCCGGCGGAACCAGGGACCAGTCCAGCAACGGCAGGCCGGGGTCCTCGAGCGATGGCAAAGCAGCGGGGGGCAAggctggcactggggggcagAGTGCAGCCCACAG CAGCGGCTCAGCCTCGAGGAGGGATCCCATGGGAGCATCACAGACAG aggAGTTCGTGCCGGACCCGGACGCCCTGGCCAGCGTCCTCTCCAACATGGGGCTGAGCCACGCTGCCCTGGGGCCCACGGGGAAGCTCAGCCTGGCTCGGAGGGTGCCAGTGAAGGGGCCGCGGGGCGTCCCGCCCTCCACTCAGGGGAGCACCACG GGCAGCAGGACCTCGCTGCTGAGACCCCAGGGCAACGTCCCCCCGACGGGCGACTTCGGCCGCACCTCCTGCTACTCCACACTGGGACTTACAG GTGTTGAGGCCCCAGATGGTCTCCAAGCAGCGCAGCTGGCTGGCACGCCCAGGACCCAGGAGATCAACCGCTATTTGCCCTTTGGCTCTGCCCGGAGGGTGCCCGTCACGCAGCCCCAGTCCCTG CGTGGCACCTGCTTCTCCACCCGCCGCCTGGCCGTCTTCCCCCGCACGCCCCGCACCGCGGAGGCCCTGGACAAGCACCCGGCCCAGGGAGCACTGcag CCCCCAGCCAGGTGGGCCGGTGGCCTCTCCCCGGAGCCCCGAAGCTCTGACCCCGATGATTCGACCCTGCCCTGG GAGAAGATCGTGGTGCGTCTCTTTGGAGACGGGGAGAGCCAGGCAGCCGCGGAAGCGTCGGTGAGGAAAGCGCTCGCGCGGCCCGGCGAGGGGAGCAGCAAGGTGCAG cGCATCGAGTTTCTGGCCTGGCTCCTGCGGAaggaggtggagggggcaggtGGCTCCTCCAGCCTGGAAGAGCTCCAGAGCCTGCTGGCTGCCTGCGCCCCGTCACCGGGGCCCCCCCgcacgccccctcccctgccagcagcCGGTGTGGGGCCGGAgcgactcccctccccctcttcggGCCAGGGGCCTGAGCTGGGCCCTGCCAGCGGGACGACGCCCCCGGCCAGCTCTGCTGCCTTCCCTGCTGCGGGCACCACCCTGACCTTCTCCTCCCAGCGGCCCGTCTGCTCCCACCCCCTCATCCGCTCCCTGAGGTCCCCCGCCGCCAGCGGGGGCGCTGCAG GGGCCAGGgctgcccccaccacccccccGTCCCGCGTGGCCCTGGTGAAGCAGCGGCTCGGGGACCTGCTCAGCGCCCCCCAGCGCTTCCAGGAGGCCTGCCTGGACGACGAGTGTGCCTTCTACACGGGCCGGCCCCCCGcccgcctgccccccgccccccgctgctGCACAAACCCCGTGGCCACACTGCTGCAGGCCCAGGAAACCATG CACTTTATCCCCATCATGCAGCCGGCACCTGGTGGCTCCCCGGGGGAAGCCGGGAGCTCACTACAGGcaaacctgccaccccagccctcgAGATGA
- the TROAP gene encoding tastin isoform X1 — translation MAQVRKSPEWGSFAHPPRGKWKGSCSLDGSQPQLGKENEPSAWDRPDTRSHSKIPVLSKSRLPPDFQQLHQAWESQFQKGKAASKKPCTQTCPFNLTCKGDKFHVVPCADMAAATEPPAGSPNPLSRSQPRGPLEEIQLGAAAQKNAPGSSVPSGKEVEFVADPVALASILSNVGLANGTLGVARKPSLARRVPLRGSRGNSVHASGSARTVSGSLYVASGTPALCPDPARISCFSRLAPQDAARRATRDPAQHRGLLLKSQQIQALSETLRDLGSRAQPAGHPALQRLGAGAKEACRGRPHPIATATQREPAGSQEAGGTRDQSSNGRPGSSSDGKAAGGKAGTGGQSAAHSSGSASRRDPMGASQTEEFVPDPDALASVLSNMGLSHAALGPTGKLSLARRVPVKGPRGVPPSTQGSTTGSRTSLLRPQGNVPPTGDFGRTSCYSTLGLTGVEAPDGLQAAQLAGTPRTQEINRYLPFGSARRVPVTQPQSLRGTCFSTRRLAVFPRTPRTAEALDKHPAQGALQPPARWAGGLSPEPRSSDPDDSTLPWEKIVVRLFGDGESQAAAEASVRKALARPGEGSSKVQRIEFLAWLLRKEVEGAGGSSSLEELQSLLAACAPSPGPPRTPPPLPAAGVGPERLPSPSSGQGPELGPASGTTPPASSAAFPAAGTTLTFSSQRPVCSHPLIRSLRSPAASGGAAGRTRLQCPTGEPEPLWPPRSAGYVANGALAPIHCCSPCGWLDGGDRTGRTLGSRPPGGSRSLSPAGARAAPTTPPSRVALVKQRLGDLLSAPQRFQEACLDDECAFYTGRPPARLPPAPRCCTNPVATLLQAQETMHFIPIMQPAPGGSPGEAGSSLQANLPPQPSR, via the exons ATGGCCCAGGTCAGGAAGAGTCCGGAATGGGGGTCCTTTGCCCACCCACCTCGGGGCAAGTGGAAAGGGAGCTGCTCCCTGGACGGGAGCCAGCCGCAGCTGGGAAAGGAGAATGAGCCGTCTGCCTGGGACAGGCCAGACACACGGAGCCACAGCAAGATCCCTGTCCTGTCCAAAAGCCGCCTGCCCCCGGACTTCCAGCAGCTGCACCAGGCCTGGGAGAGCCAGTTCCAGAAG GGGAAGGCTGCCAGTAAGAAGCCCTGTACGCAGACCTGCCCCTTTAACCTGACCTGCAAAGGGGACAAGTTCCACGTTGTGCCCTGCGCTGATATGGCTGCAGCCACGGAGCCGCCGGCAGGATCCCCCAATCCGCTGAGCAGAAGCCAGCCCAGAGGCCCACTGGAGGAGATACAGCTgggggcagcagcgcagaagaacGCGCCAGGCAGCAGCGTCCCCAGTGGCAAAG AAGTGGAGTTCGTGGCTGACCCGGTGGCTTTGGCCAGCATCCTCTCCAATGTGGGGTTGGCAAACGGCACGCTGGGTGTGGCCAGGAAACCCAGCCTGGCCCGGCGGGTCCCtctgagggggagcaggggaaactCGGTCCACGCCAGCGGGAGCGCACGG acTGTGAGTGGCTCCCTGTATGTGGCCTCGGGGACCCCTGCCTTGTGCCCGGATCCAGCCCGCATCTCCTGCTTCTCCCGGCTGGCGCCTCAAG ACGCAGCTCGGCGAGCCACGCGGGATCCTGCTCAGCACCGTGGCCTGCTCCTTAAATCTCAGCAGATCCAGGCCCTGTCGGAGACGCTGAGGGACCTGGGGTCCCGTGCCCAGCCCGCG GGGCACCCCGCTCTGCAGAGACTTGGCGCAGGGGCGAAGGAGGCGTGTCGGGGCCGCCCGCATCCCATTGCCACAGCAACGCAGCGCGAACCAGCCGGGAGCCAGGAAGCCGGCGGAACCAGGGACCAGTCCAGCAACGGCAGGCCGGGGTCCTCGAGCGATGGCAAAGCAGCGGGGGGCAAggctggcactggggggcagAGTGCAGCCCACAG CAGCGGCTCAGCCTCGAGGAGGGATCCCATGGGAGCATCACAGACAG aggAGTTCGTGCCGGACCCGGACGCCCTGGCCAGCGTCCTCTCCAACATGGGGCTGAGCCACGCTGCCCTGGGGCCCACGGGGAAGCTCAGCCTGGCTCGGAGGGTGCCAGTGAAGGGGCCGCGGGGCGTCCCGCCCTCCACTCAGGGGAGCACCACG GGCAGCAGGACCTCGCTGCTGAGACCCCAGGGCAACGTCCCCCCGACGGGCGACTTCGGCCGCACCTCCTGCTACTCCACACTGGGACTTACAG GTGTTGAGGCCCCAGATGGTCTCCAAGCAGCGCAGCTGGCTGGCACGCCCAGGACCCAGGAGATCAACCGCTATTTGCCCTTTGGCTCTGCCCGGAGGGTGCCCGTCACGCAGCCCCAGTCCCTG CGTGGCACCTGCTTCTCCACCCGCCGCCTGGCCGTCTTCCCCCGCACGCCCCGCACCGCGGAGGCCCTGGACAAGCACCCGGCCCAGGGAGCACTGcag CCCCCAGCCAGGTGGGCCGGTGGCCTCTCCCCGGAGCCCCGAAGCTCTGACCCCGATGATTCGACCCTGCCCTGG GAGAAGATCGTGGTGCGTCTCTTTGGAGACGGGGAGAGCCAGGCAGCCGCGGAAGCGTCGGTGAGGAAAGCGCTCGCGCGGCCCGGCGAGGGGAGCAGCAAGGTGCAG cGCATCGAGTTTCTGGCCTGGCTCCTGCGGAaggaggtggagggggcaggtGGCTCCTCCAGCCTGGAAGAGCTCCAGAGCCTGCTGGCTGCCTGCGCCCCGTCACCGGGGCCCCCCCgcacgccccctcccctgccagcagcCGGTGTGGGGCCGGAgcgactcccctccccctcttcggGCCAGGGGCCTGAGCTGGGCCCTGCCAGCGGGACGACGCCCCCGGCCAGCTCTGCTGCCTTCCCTGCTGCGGGCACCACCCTGACCTTCTCCTCCCAGCGGCCCGTCTGCTCCCACCCCCTCATCCGCTCCCTGAGGTCCCCCGCCGCCAGCGGGGGCGCTGCAGGTAGGACACGGCTCCAGTGCCCCACGGGGGAACCAGAGCCTCTTTGGCCCCCCCGGTCTGCCGGCTACGTGGCCAATGGGGCCCTGGCTCCAATTCattgctgcagcccctgtggctGGCTGGACGGGGGGGACAGGACAGGAAGGACTCTGGGCTCCAGGCCCCCGGGCGGCTCACGCTCACTCTCTCCTGCAGGGGCCAGGgctgcccccaccacccccccGTCCCGCGTGGCCCTGGTGAAGCAGCGGCTCGGGGACCTGCTCAGCGCCCCCCAGCGCTTCCAGGAGGCCTGCCTGGACGACGAGTGTGCCTTCTACACGGGCCGGCCCCCCGcccgcctgccccccgccccccgctgctGCACAAACCCCGTGGCCACACTGCTGCAGGCCCAGGAAACCATG CACTTTATCCCCATCATGCAGCCGGCACCTGGTGGCTCCCCGGGGGAAGCCGGGAGCTCACTACAGGcaaacctgccaccccagccctcgAGATGA